DNA from Amycolatopsis sp. DSM 110486:
GGTCGAGCTGCCCGTGCTGGGCGTCGGCCGCAACCCGGACGCCGGTCACGTCACGCGCGCGGTGGAGCTGTCGCGTGTCGTCGGCTGGCTGGCGGGCGCGACTTCGGTGACGGTGGCCCTCCTCGTCGGCGCGCGCCGCCGTCGTCGTCGCAAGTGAGTCGGTCGCAAGTGAGTCAGCTGCGCCGCTGAAGGTGCTCCAGCGCGGCCGCGTCCAACGGCCCGCCCCGCGCCGCCAGCTTCCCCGAGATCCGCTCCCGGTCGGCCGGCGTCTTGTTGCCGCCGTACTTGAACTTCGCCTGCACCGACGTCACCGTCAGCTCGATCCCGCGGATCCCCGGCAGCAGCCGCCGGTCGGGGGCGTCGACCGAGGACACCGGGGTGCGGCCGCTGCCCGGCTCGAAGTGCCCGAGCTGCCGGTTGAGCACCTCCGCCTTCTCGGCCGGATCGTCGACGATCCGCACGTCGCAGGCGAGCTGCGCGGTCGCGTAGTACGACGTGGGCACGCCCACCGCCGGATCGTCCGCGGTGTTCCAGTCCGACCGGATGTAGGTGTACTCGCCGACCACCGTCAGCAAGGCCCGCGGGTGCTCCTCCAGCAGCGGCCACACCGGGTTGGGCCGCGCGAGGTGCAGCCACACGGTGGCCTCGCCGTCGAAGGTGAAGTGCGTCGGGACGACCACCGGGACGTCTCGGCCGCGACCACCGGCCACCAGCTGGCCGAAGTCGTGGCTCCTGAGCCACTGTCGCCATTCCGCGTCGTCTCCGGCGTCCCAAGGGTGGATCAGCATGACACCGAGTATCGCCCCGCGAAGTGGCCCCGAAACAGGGCCAGTTTAAGCCTGGAACAGGTGACCACTTGGCAACCGCTTTGGCTACGCCGAGGGGGTGAACTCTTCCTCGTCCTCGGCCAGCATCTCCGCCACGGACTTTCGGCGCGTGCGCTCCGGCTTCTCCGTGGTCAGGGCGCCACCGGGCTTGAGCTCCCGGATCGTGAAGTACAGCCAGCCGAAGATCGCCATGCTGCCGAACGCCAGCCACTGCAACGCGTAGGAGAAGAACGGCCCCGAGTCCAGCTGCGGCAGCGGCAGCGCGCCGAGCACGCCGGGCTGGTTCTCGTCGAGCTGGAAGTAGCCGGGCCGGATCTTCAGGCCGGACGAGCGCGCCACCACCTGTGAATCGACGGTGTAGCTCTGCAGCTTCCCCTTCGTCGACGCGTCGGAGAACGCGTCGCGGTGCTTCGGGTCCACCTCGTCGCTGCGCACGCGCGCGACCACGGTCACCTGGCCTCCGGGCGCGACGGCGTAGGGGAGCACGCCGGACTGGTCGTCGAGCCGCACATAACCGCGATCGATGAGGTAGACGGTCCCGTCGGCCGCGCGCAACGGTGTGAGCACCTCGAACGCGGCCTCACCCTGCACGGTCCGCAACCGCGCCACGACCTCCGCCGACGGCAGGTACGTGCCCGTGATCGACACGAGGTGCCATTCCGTCTGCTGGTCGGGCGTCGCGTCGGCCGGCATCAGCTGGGCGGCGGGCGCCGGCTGGGCCGTGAACGACGCGGTGAGCGCGTTGTTCTGGGCCTCCTGCTCGGCGTCGCGCCGGAACTGCCAGGGCGCGAGAAGGGTGTAGCAGCAGACGGCGAAGGTGAACACCACCACCGTCAGTGCCAGCCAGCCGGGCCGGAGCAGAAACCGCAACCGCACCCCTCCACGGTAGGCCGTCGCCCCCACCGGGTGCGCGGCGACCTCTCCCACCTGTGATTTTCCCCGGGACAAACCGGTCCTAACCGTGCGCGCGCACCCAGTCGAGAAGGGCGGGCATCGCGCGCTCGATCATCGCCAGCACGTCCTCGAAGCCCTCGTCACCGCCGTAATACGGGTCCGGCACCTCCGCGCCGACCCTCGCCGACGGGTCGAACTCACGCAGCAGCCGCACCTTCGCCGGATCCTCGACGCGCCCGCGCAGGAAGTCGAGGTGCCCCTCGTCCGCCGCCAGCAGCAGATCGGCCTCCAGGTCTTCGTCATTCACCTCCGACGCGACGTGCTGCGTCGGGTAACCGTGCGCACGGAGTGTCGCCTGCGCCCGCCGGTCCGCGGGCTCCCCCGCGTGCCACGGCCCGGTGCCGGCGCTCGACACCTTCACGACGTCCTCCAGCCCCTCCTCTGCGAGCTTCGCCCGGAACACCAGCTCCGCCATCGGCGAGCGGCAGATGTTGCCTGAACACACGAACACCACAGTCAGCACGGGTTTTCCTTCACTCCTCGGGTGGGTGGCTCGGACACGAGAAAGCCCTCCAGGGTTCTCGGATCGCTGGAGGGCTTTCTCCGGGTTTTTCCGTTACGGATCAGCGTCCGAGCTGCGCCAGGAACGCCGACCAGCCGTCACGCGTGGCCGTCAGGTGCCCGGCCGGCCGGTCCTTCGTGTCGCGGATCCCGACGACGTCGGTCGCCACCGCGACCTCCACGCAGTCCGAGGTGTTCTGCGACCGGCTCGACTTCCGCCAGCCGGTGAAATGTTGCTGTTTCATGCCGCTGTCTCCAAGTTGCCGAGGACCTCAGCGATGAGCGTTCGTGTCTCTTCGGGACTCATCGCAACGTCCTGAACTCTATCGATCGCCAGCTGGTAGGCCTCGACATCGGCGGGCTGGTGGAAGAACAGAGCGGATCGCCGGTTTTCGATCTGCACCACGGGCGTCCGGTCGGCGAACTCCAGCAGCACGAACGGCCCTTCCAGTGCGGGGTGCCAGCCCGCGGACTCCGGGATGGCGCGCACCGTCACGTTGCCCCAGCGGCTCGCTTCATCGAGCGCGCGCAGCTGCTCTGCCATGACCGCCGGCCCGCCGATGTTGCGACCCAGCGCGGTTTCGTCGAACAAGGCGAGCAGCTCCACCGGGTTTTCGCGCCGTGTGATCGCGTCGCGGCGCCCGATGCGAACCGCGACTCGGGTCTCGACGTCACTCGCCGGTACCCCGCCTGCACCGATGATGGCGCGCGCATACGCCGAGGTTTGGAGCAGCCCTGGAACGATCAGCGGCGAGACGTTCACGATTCGCGCCGCATCGCGTTCCAATTCGAGCAGGGCGGCGAGCTGGCGCTGCTGCTCGGGCAGACCCGAAGCGACCCAGTGCCGGCCGTCGCTGTCGCGCGCGAGCTCCACCAGTTCTTCGCGCAGGTCGGGGTCCGTGCCGAGCGCCCCGAGCACCGTCGCCACATCGATCGGCCGAGGGTTCCGCTCGCCGGACTCCCAGCGGCCGATCGTGGTGTGCGCGACTCCGATCCGCGCGGCCAGCGTGCGCGCACTGAGCCCGGCGTCTTCGCGAGCCCTGCGGAGTTCGGCGCCGACGGCGCGCGCTCTCGGAGTCGTCCCAGCCATGCGCCACAGAAAACCACACACAGCGTTGCGAACGGTTACCCCGATCGGTGCATTGTGCCGAACGGTGCCATCGATCATAGTTTCCCGGCTTCACTCGGCACCGCATGGCACCAGGGCGGCACCGGCTGGAGCGGGAGATCAGATGCGGCGACGGGGAGCGGGGCATGACGGTGAGGATCTCGGGCGAACTATCGCCGGCGATGGTCGAACGGGGGCTGTACGCGGTGCACTTCTGGGCAGTCGACACCCGTAACCACCGATACCTGCGATCGCAACTCGAAGACCCCGATCGCGGCACCTTCCAGCCCGGCTGCGTGCTGAACAGCTTCATGATCCCGGCCCGCTGGGCCTTCCGGTCGGAACTGTCATCGGACGAACTCGCCGACGACCGCGACAAGTCCCGCGACTGCCGCGTGTGCTTCCGGGCGAGGCGATGACCGTGGGCTGGTGGATCACCGACGACGGCCACGAAGTCGACACCGACCGCGACACCGGCCAGATCATCGACGACGCCGGCCGGCGCACCGTGGCCGACTTCGCCGCGTGGGCCCTGACCGGCATCGAACAGGGGCGCACCATCGACGACCTCGCCAAGACCGCCCAATGCGGCGACGCCTTGATCCGCCTCGCGATCCTCGTGGCCCGCCGCCGCCGCGCCGCCGGCCACCACACCGCCGAGGCCCGCCGCGCCGACGACCGGCTCGCCGAGGACGCCGCCCGAGACCGCGTCGCCGAGGCCCGACCTGCCGAGGCCCGACCTGCCGAGGACCGCGCCGCCGCAGACAGGGTCGCCGAAGGCCCGACCTCCGAGCACCAGCCCGCCGGGGATCGAGCCGCGAAGGACCGAGCCGCCGAGAACGCCACCCACACCTGACCAACCCGACCCAGCTCCCGGCCGCCGCCCTGGTGCCCCGACCTCGGTGCGGCGGCCGGGTTCCAACCTTCGCCGTCCGATGGTGCAGCGACGGTGGAGGGCGGACGCCCCCGGTGACTTCTCGGACGCCGGGGGCGTCGCGCCGCCTCGGGGTCCCGGGGCCGCCGCCGCCGTCGTGGGAAGATCCCGTGGTGCCTGCCCTAGCCGAGATCCTCGACGTCCTCGAACGCCACTACCCGCCGCGCCTCGCGGAGAAGTGGGATGCCGTCGGGCTCGTGTGCGGGGACCCGGCGGAGGAGGTCACGCGGGTGCTGTTCTGCGTCGACCCCGTCGAGGAGACGGTGGCCGAGGCCGAGGACCTGGGCGCGCAGCTGATCGTCGCGCACCACCCGTTGCTGCTGCGCGGGGTGCACGGCGTGCCCGCCGACACGGTCAAGGGCGGCCTCGTGCACCGCCTCATCCGCGGCGGCCGCGCGCTCTACTGCGCGCACACCAACGCCGACTCGGCCGACCCCGGCGTGTCCGACGCGCTCGCGAACGCCATCGGCCTCACCGTCGACCGGCCGCTCGACCCGCAGGAACCCGGTGGCCGCACAGGCATCGGGCGGATCGGGCACCTGGCCGAAGCCGAGCCGTTCGCGGTGTTCGTGCAGCGCGTCGCCGAGGCGTTGCCGGCCACGGTGCCGGGCGTACTGGGCGCGGGGGACCCGGATCGGCCGATCCGCACTGTCGCGGTGTCCGGCGGCGCGGGCGACTCCTACCTCGCGCGCGCCACCGCCGAGGGCGTCGACGCGTACGTGACGGCGGACCTGCGCCACCACCCCGCCGGCGAGCACCTCGCCGCCTCGGGGCCCGCGCTGGTCGGGCTCACGCACTGGGCCAGCGAATGGCCCTGGTGCGCGCAGGCCTCGGCCCTTGTCGACGCGGCCTTTGCGGGTAACGTCGACAGTCACGTCTCCACGAGGCGCACCGACCCGTGGACCGTCCGCGCGACCCCCGCTAGCTGACTCCCCGCATGACCACCAATTCCGCCGAGTCAATTCAACAAGGAGCACCGTGAAGGCCGACCCCGCCGTCCAGCGCCAGCTGCTCGAACTCGCGAAGGTGGACGCCGAGCTTTCGCGCACCGCGCACCGCCGGCGCACCCTGCCCGAGCTCGCCGAGATCGACGCGGGCGAGAAGACCGTGCGCGACAAGCGCGACGCGCTGGTGTCCGTGCAGACTGCCGCGTCGGACCTCGACCGCGAGATCGCCCGGCAGGAGAAAGAGGTCGAGTCGGTGCGGGCCCGCGAGGACCGCGACCGCAAGCTGCTGGAGTCGGGCTCCGTCAACGCCAAGCAGATGACCGACATCGAGCACGAGCTGCAGACGCTCGGCCGCCGCCAGAGCGCGCTCGAAGACGACCTGCTGGAGCTCATGGAGCAGCGCGAGGCCCTGGAGCTCGACGCGCAGCGCACCGGCGCCGAGGTCGACAAGGCCGAGGCGGGCGTCGCGGCCGCGATCGAGCGCCGCGACGCGGAGTTCAAGGACCTCGACACCACGCGCGCCCGCCGCGACGAAGACCGCGCGAAGCTGCTGCCGCGCTTCCCGGAGCCGGTGCTCAAGCTGTATACACGCGTGCTGGACCACAAGGGCATCGGCGCGTCCTTGCTGCGCGCTCGCCGCTGCGGCGCCTGCCAGCTGGAGCTGGACCGCAACACCATCGCCGAGATCAAGGCGACGGCCGAGGACACCGTCGTCCAGTGCGAGAACTGCGGGGCGATCCTGGTCCGTACGTTGGAGTCGGGCCTGTGACCGACCGGGTCGTCGTCGAGGCCGACGGGGGGTCCCGGGGCAACCCGGGCCCGGCCGGCTACGGCGCGGTCGTGAAGGACGCCGCCACCGGCGAGGTGCTGGCCGAGCGCCACGAGTTCCTCGGTGTGGTGACCAACAACGTCGCGGAGTACTCGGGGCTCATCGCGGCCCTGACCGCGGCGGCGGAGACCGGCGCGTCCATTGTGGACGTGCGGATGGACTCCAAGCTGGTCGTGGAGCAGATGTCCGGCCGCTGGAAGATCAAGCACGCCGCGCTGCAGCCGCTCGCCGCGCGGGCGCGTGAACTCGCGGACGGGTTCGATCGTGTCACCTACATGTGGATCCCGCGCGCAGAGAACTCCCACGCCGACCACCTCGCCAACGTCGCGATGGACAGCGGCACCGGCAAGGTGACCACCCAGGCCCCGGCGCCGACCAAGCCGCAGGTCAAGACCACCTCCGGCACCGGTGAAGCCGACCGCGTCGCCAAGGCCGGCTGGACCGGCGCGCGTGGCACGCCCACCCGACTGCTGCTCCTGCGCCACGGCCAGACCGAGATGTCGGTCGACCGCCG
Protein-coding regions in this window:
- a CDS encoding FMN-binding negative transcriptional regulator; the protein is MLIHPWDAGDDAEWRQWLRSHDFGQLVAGGRGRDVPVVVPTHFTFDGEATVWLHLARPNPVWPLLEEHPRALLTVVGEYTYIRSDWNTADDPAVGVPTSYYATAQLACDVRIVDDPAEKAEVLNRQLGHFEPGSGRTPVSSVDAPDRRLLPGIRGIELTVTSVQAKFKYGGNKTPADRERISGKLAARGGPLDAAALEHLQRRS
- a CDS encoding SURF1 family protein, producing the protein MRLRFLLRPGWLALTVVVFTFAVCCYTLLAPWQFRRDAEQEAQNNALTASFTAQPAPAAQLMPADATPDQQTEWHLVSITGTYLPSAEVVARLRTVQGEAAFEVLTPLRAADGTVYLIDRGYVRLDDQSGVLPYAVAPGGQVTVVARVRSDEVDPKHRDAFSDASTKGKLQSYTVDSQVVARSSGLKIRPGYFQLDENQPGVLGALPLPQLDSGPFFSYALQWLAFGSMAIFGWLYFTIRELKPGGALTTEKPERTRRKSVAEMLAEDEEEFTPSA
- a CDS encoding low molecular weight protein-tyrosine-phosphatase, yielding MLTVVFVCSGNICRSPMAELVFRAKLAEEGLEDVVKVSSAGTGPWHAGEPADRRAQATLRAHGYPTQHVASEVNDEDLEADLLLAADEGHLDFLRGRVEDPAKVRLLREFDPSARVGAEVPDPYYGGDEGFEDVLAMIERAMPALLDWVRAHG
- a CDS encoding DUF397 domain-containing protein; its protein translation is MKQQHFTGWRKSSRSQNTSDCVEVAVATDVVGIRDTKDRPAGHLTATRDGWSAFLAQLGR
- a CDS encoding helix-turn-helix domain-containing protein, producing the protein MIDGTVRHNAPIGVTVRNAVCGFLWRMAGTTPRARAVGAELRRAREDAGLSARTLAARIGVAHTTIGRWESGERNPRPIDVATVLGALGTDPDLREELVELARDSDGRHWVASGLPEQQRQLAALLELERDAARIVNVSPLIVPGLLQTSAYARAIIGAGGVPASDVETRVAVRIGRRDAITRRENPVELLALFDETALGRNIGGPAVMAEQLRALDEASRWGNVTVRAIPESAGWHPALEGPFVLLEFADRTPVVQIENRRSALFFHQPADVEAYQLAIDRVQDVAMSPEETRTLIAEVLGNLETAA
- a CDS encoding Nif3-like dinuclear metal center hexameric protein, whose translation is MPALAEILDVLERHYPPRLAEKWDAVGLVCGDPAEEVTRVLFCVDPVEETVAEAEDLGAQLIVAHHPLLLRGVHGVPADTVKGGLVHRLIRGGRALYCAHTNADSADPGVSDALANAIGLTVDRPLDPQEPGGRTGIGRIGHLAEAEPFAVFVQRVAEALPATVPGVLGAGDPDRPIRTVAVSGGAGDSYLARATAEGVDAYVTADLRHHPAGEHLAASGPALVGLTHWASEWPWCAQASALVDAAFAGNVDSHVSTRRTDPWTVRATPAS
- a CDS encoding zinc ribbon domain-containing protein, whose amino-acid sequence is MKADPAVQRQLLELAKVDAELSRTAHRRRTLPELAEIDAGEKTVRDKRDALVSVQTAASDLDREIARQEKEVESVRAREDRDRKLLESGSVNAKQMTDIEHELQTLGRRQSALEDDLLELMEQREALELDAQRTGAEVDKAEAGVAAAIERRDAEFKDLDTTRARRDEDRAKLLPRFPEPVLKLYTRVLDHKGIGASLLRARRCGACQLELDRNTIAEIKATAEDTVVQCENCGAILVRTLESGL
- a CDS encoding bifunctional RNase H/acid phosphatase, producing the protein MTDRVVVEADGGSRGNPGPAGYGAVVKDAATGEVLAERHEFLGVVTNNVAEYSGLIAALTAAAETGASIVDVRMDSKLVVEQMSGRWKIKHAALQPLAARARELADGFDRVTYMWIPRAENSHADHLANVAMDSGTGKVTTQAPAPTKPQVKTTSGTGEADRVAKAGWTGARGTPTRLLLLRHGQTEMSVDRRYSGRGDVPLTERGRGQAAAAAKRLGAWPGLVSEDGEAAPIVSSPLTRTKQTAQAVADALGTRFVTHPGLIETDFGEWEGLTFTEAAERDPELHRCWLRDSSCAPPGGESFDAVHERVGQARRDLIEQYEGKTIIVVSHVTPIKTLLRMGLDAGPSLLFRLHLDLASLSIVEFYPDGNSSVHLANDISHLS